ACATCGCCGACGGCGTCCGGCAGTTGACGCGCCATCTGACGGCCCTCGGCCACCGCCGCATCACCCACCTCGCCGCCGACGTGGACTCCTGGACCTTCGATCTGCGCGCCCGCACCGTTACCGAAGCCCTGGCGCACACCCCCGGCACACTGCTGCGCCGGCAGCCGGCCGCCCTCGGTGTCGACGCCGGGCTGCACGCCGCCCACGCCGCCCTGACCGCCCCCGGCCCCCGCCCCACGGCCCTGCTCTGCGACGACGACATCATCGCCGCGGGCGCCTGCAAGGCCGTACGCCGACTCGGCCTGCGGGTCCCCGAGGACGTCTCCGTCACCGGCTTCGACGACCTGGCCCTGGCCCTCGCCGTCGAGCCGGAGCTGACGACCGTACGGCTGCCCGCCGAGGAGTTCGGTGCGGCCGGGATGCGGGCCCTGATGAGCGTGCTCGGCGGCCACCCGGCCGCGGCCCCCGCCCTGTCGGTCGAACTGATCACCCGGGGCTCCACCGCCCCGGCCGCGGACACCCCGTGAAAAGCGGCGCGCCCCGGCGGGCAGTGACCCACCGGGGCGCGCGACCGGGGACACGCCCCGCAGCCTGACGTCAGAGCAGGGGCTCCCCGTCGGAGCCCTCCCCGTCCGACGCTCCCTTGCCGTTGTCCGGCTTGCTTCCCTTGTCCTTCGAGCCCTTGCCGCCGCTTTCCCCGGCGGTGGTCCCGGACTCCCCGGCACCGGCGCCCGCATCCGCGTCCGCCGCCTCGCCGGCGTCCGCCCCGCCGCTCTCGTCCAGCAGCCGGGACAGCTGCCGCCCCAGGATCCGCTTGAACTTGCGCTGCTGGGGACGCGTACGGTCCAGCGTCGCGACCTCCAGCTGCTCGGCGGTCAGCCGGCGCTCGCCGCCGTTGTTGTCCCGCGACAGCGACTCCACGGCCAGTTTGAGCGCCTCGGCCAGCGTCATACCGTCGCGGTGGCGCTGGTCGAGATAGCTGCTGATCTGGTCCGCGTTGCCGCCGACCGCCACCGAGCCGTGCTCGTCGACGATCGAGCCGTCATGCGGCAGCCGGTAGATCTGGTCGTCCTCGGGGGCCGCGCCGACCTCGGCGACGATCAGCTCGACCTCGTAGGGCTTCTCGGCGGCGCTGGAGAAGATCGTGCCGAGTGTCTGGGCATAGACATTCGCCAGGCCCCGCGCGGTCACATCCTCACGGTCGTAGGTGTAGCCCCGCAGATCGGCGTAGCGCACCCCGCCGATCCGCAGGTTCTCGAACTCGTTGTACTTGCCGACCGCCGCGAAGGCGATCCGGTCATAGATCTCGCTGACCTTGTGCAGGGCGCGGGAGGGATTCTCGGCGACGAAGACCACGCCGTCGGTGTACTGCAGCACCACGACACTCCGGCCGCGCGCGATGCCCTTGCGGGCGTACTCGGCGCGGTCCGCCATGGCCTGCTGGGGTGAGACATAGAACGGCGTCGACACCGGCTATCCGTCCCTTCCTGTCAAAAGCTCTCTCGGTAGCTGGGGGAGCACTGCGGACCATCCGTCCCGTCAGAGCAGCGCGGCACGCGGGCCGTCGGGCTGTTCGAGGCGGTGCTCGTGCACGGCACGGGCGATCTCCGAGACCTCGTCCCCGGTGAGCCGCTTGAAGCCGTCCTCGGTGATCACGGTGACGATGGGGTAGATCCTCCGCCCCATATCGGGCCCGCCGGTCGCGGAGTCGTCATCGGCCGCGTCATACAAGGCCTGGATGACGGCGGTGGCGGCCTGATCCTCCGTGAAATCTTCCCGGAAGAGCTTCTTCAGCGCACTGCGCGCAAAGACCGAGCCGGAACCCGTCGCCGCGAAGCCGTGCTCCTCCGACCGCCCGCCGGTCACGTCGTACGAGAAGATACGGCCCTTCTCGCGGTCGAGGTCATAGCCGGCGAACAACGGCACCACGGCCAGGCCCTGCATGGCCATCCCCAGATTGCTGCGAATCATCGTCGACAGACGATTTGCCTTGCCCTCCAGGGAGAGTTGGGCGCCCTCGACCTTCTCGAAGTGCTCCAGCTCCAGTTGGAAGAGCTTGACCATCTCCACCGCGAGGCCGGCCGTGCCCGCGATGCCGACCGCCGAATACTCGTCGGCCGGGAAAACCTTCTCGATATCACGCTGCGCGATGACATTGCCCATTGTCGCCCGCCGGTCACCGGCGAGCACCACGCCTCCGGGGAACGCCGTGGCAACGATCGTCGTGCCATGCGGCGCCTCGATGGCACCCTGCACCGGCGGCAACGGGCGGTTGCCCGGCAGCAGAGTGGGCGAGTGCTCACCGAGGAAATCCATGAAGGACGAGGATCCAGGCGTCAGGAAGGCAGCTGGTAGACGCCCGGTGCTTCGAGTATTGGCTTCCACACGTTTCCTTCCAGATACTCGGCCGCCCGCCTCAATACGTCCGGCCGATCCTTGAATTGACCCAAGGCTGCATTGCAACTGAAGCACAGTACGCCTCGGACCCTACCCGTCCCGTGATCGTGATCCACCTGCACGGGGTCGGCAAGGCACATCGGGCACATCCGGCGCTGTTCCTCGATGAGCGCATCGCGCTCGGCTTCGCTCATGCCGCAGTGGCGCTTCAGGTGGCCTGCGCGCCCCTTCATCGCCTTGCACGACGTGCAGAGCGCCGCCGGACCGTCCCGGTGGTACGCCGCCGCGGGCTCCCGGCAGTGGGCCTGCGGCCCGTCACGCATCGCCCTGTTCCTCGCGAAGGCCGTCCGCGGCTTGTCCTCCTTACGCCGCGGACAGCGCTTCACGCCTTGGCCTTCTGACACTCGAAGCCCCCACCGGCCGTAAGCCTTCGATGCAAGGGAAATCCGGGCCTATTGCCCACCCTTTTGCACGAAGGAGCGCACGAAGTCCTCTGCGTTCTCCTCGAGGACATCGTCGATCTCGTCCAGCACCGAGTCCACGTCGTCCGACAACTTCTCCTGGCGTTCCTTGAGGTCTTCCGAGGCCTGCGCGTCCTCTGTCTGCTCCTCGACCTCTTCCGTGGAACGCGTGGCCTTCGCCTGTCCGCCGCCGCTGTCCTTGGTCGCCATGTCCCTCACCCCGCTCGGTTCGCCCCGCTCGATGTGACCTTCAAGATCCGACCCTACAAGCAGGGTCCGACATCGGCCCTGCAGTTGCTGCAACGCCCGGGAGTCACCTCATTGATTCCCGCACCGCGGCGATTTCAGCCGCGGATCGGGCGTGGATCTTGAGGAATTCTGTCGTGCACCTGCCGAAGCTCAGCGGCCGGACAGCGTCCTCACCAGCTCCTCCGCGGTACGGCAGCGGTCAAGAAGCTCCTTGACGTGTTTCCGGGTCCCCCGCAGTGGCTCCAGTGTGGGAACCCGTTGCAGGGAGTCACGCCCGGGCAGATCGAAGATGACCGAATCCCACGAGGCGGCCGCGACATCGTCCGCGTACTGCTCCAGGCAGCGGCCGCGGAAGTAGGCCCTGGTGTCCTCTGGAGGCTTCTGCTCGGCCCGCTCGACCTGGGACTCGTCCAGGAGTCGCTTCATCTTCCCGCGGGCCGCCAGACGGTTGTACAGGCCCTTCTCGGGCCGCACATCGGCGTACTGCAGGTCGATGAGGTGCAGTCGCGCCGCGTCCCACTCCAGGCCGTCGCGGCGCCGGTAGCCCTCCATCAGCTCCCGCTTGGCGACCCAGTCCAGTTCGCCGGACAGGCTCATCGGGTCGTTCTCCAGCCGGCCGAGCACGTCCTCCCACCGGGTCAGGACGTCCTTGGTCTGCTCGTCCGCATCCGCTCCGTAGCGGTCCTCGACGTATTTGCGGGCCAGCTCGAAGTACTCCATCTGGAGCTGTACGCCGGTGAGCGTGCGGCCGCTGCGGAGCGTGATCAGATGTTGCAGGGAGGGGTCGTGCGAAACCTGGTGGAGGGTGCGCACCGGCTGGTCGATGGCCAGGTCGACCGCGATGAAGCCGTCCTCGATCATCGAGAGCACCAGGGAGGTGGTGCCCAGCTTCAGATACGTCGAGATCTCGGAGAGGTTTGCGTCCCCGATGATCACGTGGAGCCGGCGGTACTTCTCCGCGTCCGCGTGCGGTTCGTCGCGGGTGTTGATGATGGGCCGTTTGAGCGTCGTCTCCAGCCCGACCTCCACCTCGAAGTAGTCGGCGCGCTGGCTGAGCTGGAAGCCGTGCTCATGGCCGTCCTGGCCGATGCCGACCCGGCCGGCGCCGGTGACCACCTGGCGGGAGACGAAGAACGGCGTCAGGTGCCGCACGATGTCCGAGAAGGGGGTCTCCCGCTTCATCAGGTAGTTCTCGTGCGTCCCGTAGGAGGCGCCCTTGTTGTCGGTGTTGTTCTTGTAGAGGTGGATGGGCTGGGCGCCGGGGACCTGGGCGGCCCGTTCGGCGGCCTCGGCCATGATCCGCTCGCCGGCCTTGTCCCACAGCACGGCGTCCCATGGATTGGTGACCTCGGGGGCGCTGTATTCGGGGTGGGCGTGGTCGACGTACAGCCTTGCGCCATTGGTGAGGATCACGTTCGCCAGGCCGATGTCCTCGTCCGTGAGCTGGCTGGCGTCCGCGTTTTCGCGTGCGAGGTCGAAGCCGCGGGCGTCCCGCAGCGGGTTCTCCTCCTCGAAATCCCAGCGGGCACGGCGTGCCCGGTGCATCGCGGCCGCGTAGGCGTTGACGACCTGGGACGAGGTGAGCATGGCATTGGCGTTCGGGTGACCGGGGACGGAGATCCCGTACTCCGTCTCGATTCCCATTACTCGCCGTACGGTCATGCGGCCCTCCTTGCCCGGCGGCGCCCCCGGATGGGGTCGGCGCTCAAGTACCGCGGTGCCTCCGGTCCGTGCGCGTGCCCCGCGCCCGCACAGGGTGACGCTGCGGTACCGAAGAGCCTAGAACGCCTTTGCGGCGCTGGGGAGATCATTACAGTCATTGCTCCAGTCCGGTTTTCCCTGGTCACCGCGCCTTATCGGGTGCGGTGGTGAAGCCCCCGGAAAAGCGTCCGGCTGCGGACGCCCCGTGCAGGACATCCGCAGCCGGAGAGCGGTGTTACAGGTATTGGCCGGTATTCGCCACCGTATCGATGGAGCGACCGGTGTCCGCGCCCTGCTTTCCGGTGACGAGCGTACGGATGTAGACGATCCGCTCGCCCTTCTTTCCGGAGATACGGGCCCAGTCGTCCGGGTTGGTGGTGTTGGGCAGGTCCTCGTTCTCCTTGAACTCGTCCACGCATGCCTGGAGGAGGTGGGAGACGCGAAGCCCCTTCTGATTGTGTTCGAGGAAGGCCTTGATGGCCATCTTCTTTGCGCGTCCTACGATGTTTTCGATCATCGCACCGGAGTTGAAGTCCTTGAAATAGAGGACTTCCTTGTCACCATTGGCGTAGGTGACCTCCAGGAAGCGATTTTCCTCGGATTCCGCGTACATCTGCTCGACGACGGATTGAATCATTCCGCTCACTGCGGCCTTCCGCGAGTCGCCGTGTTCGGCGAGGTCGTCGGAGTGCAGCGGAAGATTTTCCGTGAGGTACTTCGAGAAGATGTCCTTGGCGGCCTCCGCGTCCGGTCGCTCGATCTTGATCTTCACATCGAGACGGCCGGGGCGCAGGATCGCCGGGTCGATCATGTCCTCGCGGTTCGAGGCACCGATCACGATCACGTTTTCCAGGCCCTCGACACCGTCGATCTCGGAGAGCAGCTGCGGGACGATGGTGTTCTCCACGTCCGAGCTGACGCCGGATCCCCGGGTGCGGAAGAGGGAGTCCATCTCGTCGAAGAAGACGATGACGGGGGTGCCCTCGCTCGCCTTTTCCCTGGCCCGCTGGAAGACCAGCCGGATGTGCCGCTCCGTCTCACCGACGTATTTGTTGAGCAGCTCGGGGCCCTTGATGTTGAGGAAGAAGCTCTTCCCCGCGGGCTGGCCGGTCACCTCGGCGACCTTTTTGGCAAGGGAGTTGGCGACCGCCTTGGC
This portion of the Streptomyces sp. 2114.4 genome encodes:
- the dop gene encoding depupylase/deamidase Dop, producing MTVRRVMGIETEYGISVPGHPNANAMLTSSQVVNAYAAAMHRARRARWDFEEENPLRDARGFDLARENADASQLTDEDIGLANVILTNGARLYVDHAHPEYSAPEVTNPWDAVLWDKAGERIMAEAAERAAQVPGAQPIHLYKNNTDNKGASYGTHENYLMKRETPFSDIVRHLTPFFVSRQVVTGAGRVGIGQDGHEHGFQLSQRADYFEVEVGLETTLKRPIINTRDEPHADAEKYRRLHVIIGDANLSEISTYLKLGTTSLVLSMIEDGFIAVDLAIDQPVRTLHQVSHDPSLQHLITLRSGRTLTGVQLQMEYFELARKYVEDRYGADADEQTKDVLTRWEDVLGRLENDPMSLSGELDWVAKRELMEGYRRRDGLEWDAARLHLIDLQYADVRPEKGLYNRLAARGKMKRLLDESQVERAEQKPPEDTRAYFRGRCLEQYADDVAAASWDSVIFDLPGRDSLQRVPTLEPLRGTRKHVKELLDRCRTAEELVRTLSGR
- a CDS encoding ubiquitin-like protein Pup encodes the protein MATKDSGGGQAKATRSTEEVEEQTEDAQASEDLKERQEKLSDDVDSVLDEIDDVLEENAEDFVRSFVQKGGQ
- the arc gene encoding proteasome ATPase, translating into MAAHDDDINRGIRPGRGSEDPAGQVAYLEQEIAVLRRKLADSPRHTRILEERIVELQTNLAGVSAQNERLANTLREARDQIVALKEEVDRLAQPPAGFGVFLQANEDDTVDIFTGGRKLRVNVSPSVETGDLRRGQEVMLNEALNVVEAMEFESAGDIVTLKEILEDGERALVIGHTDEERVVRLAEPLLDITIRPGDALLLEPRSGYVYEVIPKSEVEELVLEEVPDIDYTKIGGLGGQIELIRDAVELPYLYPDLFKEHELRPPKGVLLYGPPGCGKTLIAKAVANSLAKKVAEVTGQPAGKSFFLNIKGPELLNKYVGETERHIRLVFQRAREKASEGTPVIVFFDEMDSLFRTRGSGVSSDVENTIVPQLLSEIDGVEGLENVIVIGASNREDMIDPAILRPGRLDVKIKIERPDAEAAKDIFSKYLTENLPLHSDDLAEHGDSRKAAVSGMIQSVVEQMYAESEENRFLEVTYANGDKEVLYFKDFNSGAMIENIVGRAKKMAIKAFLEHNQKGLRVSHLLQACVDEFKENEDLPNTTNPDDWARISGKKGERIVYIRTLVTGKQGADTGRSIDTVANTGQYL
- the prcB gene encoding proteasome subunit beta, with the translated sequence MEANTRSTGRLPAAFLTPGSSSFMDFLGEHSPTLLPGNRPLPPVQGAIEAPHGTTIVATAFPGGVVLAGDRRATMGNVIAQRDIEKVFPADEYSAVGIAGTAGLAVEMVKLFQLELEHFEKVEGAQLSLEGKANRLSTMIRSNLGMAMQGLAVVPLFAGYDLDREKGRIFSYDVTGGRSEEHGFAATGSGSVFARSALKKLFREDFTEDQAATAVIQALYDAADDDSATGGPDMGRRIYPIVTVITEDGFKRLTGDEVSEIARAVHEHRLEQPDGPRAALL
- the prcA gene encoding proteasome subunit alpha, with protein sequence MSTPFYVSPQQAMADRAEYARKGIARGRSVVVLQYTDGVVFVAENPSRALHKVSEIYDRIAFAAVGKYNEFENLRIGGVRYADLRGYTYDREDVTARGLANVYAQTLGTIFSSAAEKPYEVELIVAEVGAAPEDDQIYRLPHDGSIVDEHGSVAVGGNADQISSYLDQRHRDGMTLAEALKLAVESLSRDNNGGERRLTAEQLEVATLDRTRPQQRKFKRILGRQLSRLLDESGGADAGEAADADAGAGAGESGTTAGESGGKGSKDKGSKPDNGKGASDGEGSDGEPLL
- a CDS encoding LacI family DNA-binding transcriptional regulator is translated as MTSNETSSPGRRPATARTTSRDVARAAGVSQATVSLVLGDKWRGRVSPAKAEAVRTAARELGYRPNLAARSLRMGRTRTALLVVPALTTEFFARVYTGAARVAADHDFGVVLYPSPEGIGPARDPFDSAAATLDGVIASSMAAEALTALRDADLPLVMLDSDPDDDRATATVNLDIADGVRQLTRHLTALGHRRITHLAADVDSWTFDLRARTVTEALAHTPGTLLRRQPAALGVDAGLHAAHAALTAPGPRPTALLCDDDIIAAGACKAVRRLGLRVPEDVSVTGFDDLALALAVEPELTTVRLPAEEFGAAGMRALMSVLGGHPAAAPALSVELITRGSTAPAADTP
- a CDS encoding endonuclease VII domain-containing protein, which codes for MRDGPQAHCREPAAAYHRDGPAALCTSCKAMKGRAGHLKRHCGMSEAERDALIEEQRRMCPMCLADPVQVDHDHGTGRVRGVLCFSCNAALGQFKDRPDVLRRAAEYLEGNVWKPILEAPGVYQLPS